Within the Mus caroli chromosome 10, CAROLI_EIJ_v1.1, whole genome shotgun sequence genome, the region CCATCTGAGATTTCTCCTTCACCCCCAACTCCAGCCTCCAAAGGGGTTTCTGTGACCCTAGCTCCCAAAGGTGCCCCTAATGCCCTAGCTGAGAGTCCTGCCTCCCATAAAAAGGCTCCTAAAACTGCAGCCCCCAAAGAAACTTCAACAATTCCATCCCCCCAAAAAATTCCCAAAGTGGCAGGTCCCAAAGAGACTTCAGCGACCCCACCTTCAAAAAAGACCCCCAAAACTGCAGTCCCCAAAGAAACTTCAGCACCTTCTGAGGGGGTCACAGCTGTACCAGTGGaaattcctccctcccccagaaaGGCCCCTAAAACTGCAGCTCCCAAAGAAACTCCAGCTCCATCTCCTGAAGGGGCCACCACTGTACCAGTGcagattcctccctcccccaggaagggctctaagaaagcaggctccaAAGAAACACCTACAGCCCCATCTCCTGAAGGAGTTACAGCTGCACCTCTAGAAATTCCCATATCTTCCAAAAAGACTTCCAAAATGGCAAGTCCTAAAGAAACGCTAGTAACCCCATCTTCCAAAACACTCTCCCAAACTGTAGGTCCCAAAGAAACTTCACTTGAAGGGGTCCCAGCTGTGCCCCtggagattccttcttcccacaAAAAGGCCCCCAAAACTGTAGATCCTAAACAGGATCCTCTAACCCCATCTCCTAAAGATGCCCCTACTACTCTAGCTGAAAGTCCTTCCTCCCCCAAAAAGGCACCCAAAACTGCAGCCCCACCCTCTGAAAGGGTCACCACTGCGCCACCAGAAAAGCCTGCCACCCCACAGAAGGCCTCAGAAACTACAGCCTCCAAAGTCCCTGCCAAGACACAGGAAGTTGCTGACTCCCCAAGAGAGACTCCAGTAGCCCCAGCTGTGCCCCCAGTCAAGAGTCCTTCCTCCCATAAGAAGACCTCAAAGACTGTAGATCTCAAAGAAGCCCCatcaaccctccctccctccccaacaaAGAGCCCCAAAATTCCATCATCCAAAAAGGCACCAAGGACTTCAGCCCCTAAAGGGTTTCCAGCAAGCCCCTCTATTAAAGCTGTCACCACCTCACTGGCACAGACAGCTCCTCCCAGTCTGCAAAAGGCGCCATCCACTACAATCCCCAAGGAGAATTTAGCTGCCCCGGCTGTTCTGCCTGTCTCCAGCAAAAGCCCAGCAGCTCCAGCTGCTGCAAATGCTTCCACTGCCCTAGCTGctgcttccctttccccagcTCCCCCAGTCACGATTTCTCCCTCCAAAAAGACCCCAGCTACTGCAGCTCCTCAAACAGCTCCAAAAGAGGCCACAACAATCCCATCTTGTAAAAAGGCTGCAGCTACGGAGACCCCCATTGAGACTTCAACAGCTCCATCTCTTGAAGGGGCCCCCAAGGAGACCTCAGAAACTTCAATGTCCAAAGTTCTCATGTCTTCCCCTCCTAAAAAGGCTCCATCCTCCAAAAGGGCCTCTACTCTCCCAGCTACAACTCTTCCCTCTCTTAAAGAGGCCTCTGTTCTctcacccactgccacttcttcCGAAAAAGACTCTCATGTTTCCCCTGTAACCGATGCTTGTAGCACAGGAGCTACTACCCCTCAGGCATCTGAAAAGCTCCCAGCACCGAAAGGTCCTACAGCTTTCACGGAAGTGCTTGCTGTACCTGCTCCAGAAAGTGCTTTGGTCATCACTGCTCCCATTCAGAAAAGCCCAGGAGCCAACAGCAATTCTGCTTCCTCTCCTAAGTGCCCAGACCCCTCCGCTAAGAAAGACACAAAGGGCCTCCCTTCTGCAGTAGCTCTAGCCCCTCAGACAGTCCCTGTTGAGAAAGACACTTCAAAGGCTATAGGAACTCTGCCTGTTTGCCCTGCAAAAGGCAGTGATTGTCTTCATTCCCCAAAGGGTCCTGTGGGGTCTCAGGTAGCTACTCCACTAGCAGCGTTTACCTCTGACAAAGTTCCTCCGGAagctgtgtctgcatctgtggcTCCAAAGCCTACCCCAGCAGCTTCCCTGACTCTTGCTCCCTCCCCAGTTGCCCCTCTGCCTCCTAAACAGCCACTTCTTGAGTCCGCACCTGGATCAGTGCTGGAGTCACCCTCTAAGCTCCCAGTCCCTGCTGAGGAGGATGAGCTGCCGCCTCTGATTCCCCCGGAAGCGGTCTCTGGGGGAGAGCCTTTCCAGCCGATCCTCGTCAACATGCCCACCCCTAAACCTGCTGGGacccctgccccagccccctCTGCCAAGCAGCCTGTTCTGAAGAACAACAAGGGTATTTGCCTTGGTTtgctgtgtgcatggtgtgttGCCCACACCCCTCTTGGGGGCTACCCACCAATACTAACTAGGACGCGTCGCTTTGTGCAGTATGTCTGCTTGAGTTTGGGCATAGTACATAAGGTAGAAGCTCTAGAAATATGATCTAAATCTTGGCTTCTGTCATCTCAGGTAATAATACTTTGTGTCTTGTGTAAAGTGGTCCAGGCTAAGTAAGCTCTGGATCTAACATCCTTTTTAACCTGAGCTGATACTGAAAACCAAGACCTACCAGGTCTTCACTGTACTCTTAATTCTCATCACATCACTAACCTTGTCCCTGggcctggaatttgcttttgtaaaaaaatatttaaaatggaaaacaaaaaaaccttgaagccattctttttcttcttagacTTAGTAACTACCAGTTGCCCGGGGACTTCCTTTTCTTAAGACTGTAGAGAACTGTTTCTCCTGGCCTGAGAATGGTCTGGGTGTGGCTTTCCTCTCCAGTAGATGCTTGGCCCTTCAACTGAAGGGAAATTTAGATGTGTCAGCTATGTTTGGGAGTGGGGGAGCCAATGATGGGGCTTAACAATATAGAGGTTGTCTAGTGCCTGGTTAAAATTCTTTCCGGGAGTGGTTTGAAAGGCAGAATGTATGTGCACAACTGCTTCTGACCCTTTAACCCTGTTTAAAGGGTTTTCACCTAATTGTATCTAAAGATGCCTTCTGTCTGATTATTTCTGGAATGGGGATAAAATTTGGAATCTCATAGATGCTTGGTGTTTGTGCCAAGAACTGAAGACCTTAAAAGAGAAGGCAGTTGCAGCATATGAGCTGCTTAGCTGTGTCTAGCTATTGTcccacatctctgaagaaaggtCTTCAATGGATTCCTGTAAGTTGGAGGCCTCGGGCTGGGTCACAGAAGCCAATTAATTGACTTACATTTAGCCTTGTAAGCCTTTGCATAAAGCAGCGACAGCTAGTTCAGTCAGGCTATGATGAGGTGCCACCTCTTAAAATTCTATTGTTGAATAAAAGTTACCTGTCATCCTAGGATCGGGAACAGAGTCTGACAGTGATGAGTCAGTGCCAGAGCTCGAGGAACAAGACTCCACACAGACGGCCACACAGCAAGCCCAGGTGCGTGCTCTCTTAATAACTTACATTGAGTCAAGAATGCACTAGGGGACAAGTGTGCTGGCCAgttcctgtaatcctggtacttggaaggctgaggcagaaattGAAAGTCAGCCTGGACCCAAAgaatatgtctcaaaaaaaaaagaaaagaaaattggttGAAGGTCTGcaaccaagatgaactctaaagGATTTGGCTCTTTGAACTGTGAATCTTTTTTGTAAAGCAAAACCACATGGAAGCAATTGTCCAAAGCTTTGAATCTGTTCAAGGAGCAAGAAGATCTcttaaattccaggacagccagggctgtacagaaaccctgtctagaaaaaaaaaaaaaacaaaaccagccgggcatggtggggcacgcctttaatcccagcactcaggagacagaggcaggcggatttctgagtttgaggacagccagggctatacagagaaaccctgtcttgaaaaaccaaaaaaaagaaaaaagaaaccccatctcaaaacaaaacttttgtcTTCTCAGCTGGCAGCCGCAGCTGAGATCGATGAAGAACCTGTTAGTAAAGCCAAGCAGAGTCGGAGTGAGAAGAAGGCAAGGAAGGTAAGATGGAGTCATGAGTGTGGATCAGGGCTtgggtgtgcatatgtgaaatcccagcacttgggacacgaAAGTGGAAGGACTAGGAGTTAGGAGCTAGCCAGCTATGTAGCAAGTCAGTTAGCTTAGGGTACATCAGACTACCTCCAAACTACCTCCAAAGGGTACAACTCATGGCGAATTGCTACAGCTGAGCACACTcaggtgggtttttgttgttgttgttgttgttgttttttaatatttctttatgtgagtacactgccactctcttcagacccaccagaagagggcaacagatcccattacagatggttctgagccaccatgtggttgctgggaattgaatcagaacctctggaagagcagtcagtgctcttaaccactgagccatctctccagtcccagctgttctttttctttttttctttcttttttttctgcccCCTCTAGCTGTTCTCTTTCTTAACACAGGAAAAGTCTGCTGTGGATGTTGAATGTGGGACTGTTTCttgttatgtgtttgttttttgttttgttttgtttttgtctttttaaagctGCTCCTAAAGTTAGAAACTTAAcgttcctttttcttctttaggcGATGTCCAAACTGGGTCTTCGGCAGGTTACAGGGGTTACGAGAGTCACTATCCGAAAATCTAAAAATATCCTCTTTGTCATCACGAAGCCAGATGTCTACAAGAGCCCAGCTTCAGACACCTACATAGTGTTTGGGGAAGCCAAGGTTAGTAAAATTTCAGGTGAATTGCTCCATACAAGTATTAATGTTATTTGGGGTCAGATAAttcattgctgctgctgtgtaGAGGTTAAGGACCAATTGTGATAccaaaaattgtgtgtgtgtgtgtgtgtgtgtagcgttGAGTTTCCTGAGATGCATTTTTCACGTATAAACACCTACCCGCACCTCTATCCTCTGCCCTGCAGATTGAAGATTTGTCTCAGCAAGCACAGTTAGCAGCTGCTGAGAAATTCAAGGTTCAAGGTGAAGCTGTTTCAAACATTCAGGAAAACACTCAGACTCCAACCGTCCAAGAGGAGAGTGAAGAAGAGGAGGTAAGCCACAGAATCTTGAGGATTTTACTTAATCTCTCCGCATCGGCAACTTTTGCTTCAGGAAACTATGGCAGTTCTTCTTACCTTTGATTTATTAAGACTCTTCCCCCCCTCCGTCTTTTAGGTTGATGAAACGGGTGTGGAAGTTAAGGACATAGAATTGGTCATGTCACAAGCAAACGTATCAAGAGCAAAGGCTGTTCGAGCCCTGAAAAACAACAGTAACGATATTGTAAATGCTATTATGGTGAGTGGCCCATCAATTAGGCTTCATTACAAAGCCTGAAATAATGACCTGAATTCTCTACCTCTTAGCCTATAAATGCCTCtaattatctttttgttttcttctttgcagGAATTAACAATGTAACTATTTGACAGCGAGGAcaactcccctcccctttcccccctttttggTGTTTGAAAAGTGGAACTACAGCTTGGTTTAAAATTTGTACTGTTTCTATCACTAATAAAGTTGTGGCTTCTTGTTGGATGGACTCAGCAGGTGCAAGATCTTTTCCCAGAAAGTATGTGGGgggaaaatcttttttaaaactttctatgtgccgggcgtggtggcacatgcctttaatcccagcattcgggaggcagaggcaggtggatttctgagttcgaggacagccagg harbors:
- the Naca gene encoding nascent polypeptide-associated complex subunit alpha isoform X1, with the translated sequence MPGEATETVPATEQELPQPQAETGSGTESDSDESVPELEEQDSTQTATQQAQLAAAAEIDEEPVSKAKQSRSEKKARKAMSKLGLRQVTGVTRVTIRKSKNILFVITKPDVYKSPASDTYIVFGEAKIEDLSQQAQLAAAEKFKVQGEAVSNIQENTQTPTVQEESEEEEVDETGVEVKDIELVMSQANVSRAKAVRALKNNSNDIVNAIMELTM